Proteins from a genomic interval of Salinarchaeum sp. Harcht-Bsk1:
- a CDS encoding sulfurtransferase TusA family protein, whose translation MPSTDIDPAKTVDSRGASCPGPLMDLIGAIRGLDSGAVVRLLSDNEQSLTDVPEWAEESGNEVLEVEETEDHYAIYVQKA comes from the coding sequence ATGCCAAGTACCGATATCGATCCGGCGAAAACTGTCGACTCGCGAGGCGCTAGCTGCCCGGGACCGCTCATGGACCTCATCGGGGCGATCCGTGGTCTCGACTCCGGCGCCGTCGTGCGGCTCCTGAGCGACAACGAGCAGTCGCTGACCGACGTGCCCGAGTGGGCCGAGGAGTCGGGCAACGAGGTGCTCGAGGTCGAGGAGACCGAGGACCACTACGCGATCTACGTCCAGAAGGCATGA
- a CDS encoding site-2 protease family protein, which produces MPSEDPGRGVGPRDRDGRDGTERDREPSDRRDRSERQSRWGAASANGGTADLGPGSLDAEQPGGPGTDANRPPPPSAIDHAFHVTEVRTEGDRVYYFGHALVGDDLEAAITPAFRNAGYAISHVERAGEDVVVARPAASGVDGVPWTHLLLFVLTIGSTLIAGSMWFFVNPIQEPTQIWKGWPFSVGIMTVLGVHEMGHYVMTRRHDVDATLPYFIPVPTLIGTMGAVIRMKGSMPDRKALFDIGVAGPIAGLIATVAVTVVGLYLDPVTAPAELATSENAQEIAIGFPPLLHFLSWLTGQPLYYDDPLTTVHPVVVAGWVGMFVTFLNLIPVGQLDGGHVVRAIAPEYQATIAAVVPGVLYALAGYLLLVRDLAPRNVTLWIVWGTIALALAFVGPATPTDDSTDIGWKRTVVGIATFVVGMTCFAPVPIAIVS; this is translated from the coding sequence ATGCCCTCCGAGGACCCCGGTCGGGGAGTCGGTCCGCGTGACCGCGACGGCCGGGACGGCACCGAACGCGATCGAGAGCCCTCGGACCGTCGGGATCGGTCGGAGCGTCAGTCGCGATGGGGAGCGGCGTCGGCCAACGGCGGTACGGCGGACCTCGGGCCCGGCTCCCTCGACGCCGAGCAGCCTGGTGGTCCGGGGACCGACGCCAATCGACCGCCACCACCGTCTGCGATCGATCACGCCTTCCACGTGACGGAGGTGCGGACCGAGGGCGACCGCGTCTACTACTTCGGCCACGCGCTCGTCGGCGACGATCTCGAAGCAGCGATCACGCCGGCCTTCCGGAACGCCGGGTACGCCATCTCCCACGTCGAACGGGCTGGCGAGGACGTCGTCGTCGCGCGACCGGCTGCCTCGGGCGTCGACGGCGTCCCCTGGACGCACCTGCTGTTGTTCGTGCTCACGATCGGGTCGACGCTGATCGCGGGGTCGATGTGGTTCTTCGTCAATCCGATCCAGGAGCCCACCCAGATCTGGAAGGGATGGCCCTTCTCCGTCGGGATCATGACCGTCCTCGGGGTGCACGAGATGGGCCACTACGTGATGACGCGCCGCCACGACGTCGACGCGACCCTGCCCTACTTCATCCCCGTCCCGACGCTCATCGGCACGATGGGTGCGGTGATCCGGATGAAAGGGTCCATGCCCGATCGGAAGGCCCTGTTCGACATCGGCGTCGCTGGGCCGATCGCTGGCCTGATCGCCACGGTCGCGGTGACAGTCGTCGGGCTCTACCTCGATCCGGTCACCGCGCCCGCGGAACTCGCGACCTCCGAGAACGCCCAGGAGATCGCGATCGGGTTCCCGCCGCTGTTGCACTTCCTCTCCTGGCTCACCGGGCAGCCACTGTACTACGACGATCCGCTGACCACGGTCCACCCGGTCGTCGTCGCCGGCTGGGTCGGGATGTTCGTCACGTTCCTGAACCTCATTCCCGTCGGCCAACTCGACGGGGGCCACGTCGTCCGCGCGATCGCACCCGAGTACCAGGCGACGATCGCAGCGGTGGTGCCGGGGGTGCTCTACGCGCTGGCGGGGTACCTCCTGCTCGTGCGCGACCTCGCGCCGCGGAACGTCACGCTCTGGATCGTCTGGGGCACGATCGCACTCGCACTGGCGTTCGTCGGCCCAGCGACGCCGACGGACGACAGCACCGACATCGGCTGGAAACGGACGGTCGTCGGTATCGCGACGTTCGTCGTCGGGATGACCTGTTTCGCGCCGGTGCCGATCGCGATCGTGAGTTGA
- a CDS encoding metal-dependent hydrolase has protein sequence MELTWHGHSTWHVTVGDTSILIDPFFDNPHTDLSPDDLDAPDYLLLTHGHADHIAHAAEFADSAVVCGTPEITGYLDDEHETQETIGMNIGGTVEAGDAFVTMVQAMHTNGIETGYGMDAGIPAGYVISDTKPTQLADEESETFYHAGDTALMTEMRDVFGPYLQPDAAAVPCGDHFTMGPQQAAIAIDWLDVDHAFPMHYDTFPPIEIEVQDFVNEVRGTGSDAEVHVLDGDETFTLEG, from the coding sequence ATGGAGCTCACCTGGCACGGTCACTCGACCTGGCACGTCACCGTCGGCGACACGTCGATCCTGATCGACCCGTTCTTCGACAACCCCCACACAGACCTGTCGCCGGACGACCTCGACGCGCCGGACTACCTCCTGCTCACGCACGGCCACGCCGACCACATCGCTCACGCCGCCGAGTTCGCTGACTCGGCCGTCGTCTGTGGCACCCCCGAGATCACCGGGTATCTCGACGACGAGCACGAGACCCAGGAGACGATCGGGATGAACATCGGCGGGACGGTCGAGGCCGGCGACGCGTTCGTGACGATGGTTCAGGCGATGCACACCAACGGCATCGAGACTGGCTACGGCATGGACGCCGGGATTCCCGCCGGATACGTGATCAGCGACACCAAGCCGACCCAGCTCGCGGACGAGGAGAGCGAGACGTTCTACCACGCCGGCGACACCGCGCTCATGACCGAGATGCGCGACGTCTTCGGCCCCTACCTCCAGCCCGACGCCGCGGCAGTCCCCTGCGGCGATCACTTCACGATGGGGCCACAGCAGGCCGCCATCGCGATCGACTGGCTCGACGTCGATCACGCGTTCCCGATGCACTACGACACCTTCCCGCCGATCGAGATCGAGGTGCAGGACTTCGTCAACGAGGTCCGGGGCACCGGCAGCGACGCCGAGGTCCACGTCCTCGACGGCGACGAGACGTTCACGCTCGAGGGCTGA
- the thiL gene encoding thiamine-phosphate kinase, with protein sequence MDERAALRMLDTALPSAGDDAAVVDGQVVTTDMLHDATDFPDGTTRYTAGWRSVGASLSDVAAMGAEATSAVAVYAAPEFDESELLDFVAGASDVCESVDAAYVGGDLDQHVEFTVATTALGETEDPVLRSGAEPGDAVCVTGALGRSGAGFRYFQRWQDDGDEAALERANDLFQFPPRVAAGGALAEYASSMMDSSDGLARSLHQIAEASDCGVAIDSDRLPVHDGIEAVAMDAEDRLELTTFFGEDFELVLTVPAADLDAAQAACPIPLTKVGDVTEPGPADATEQPALTMDGAALPDRGYTHGGD encoded by the coding sequence ATGGACGAGCGCGCAGCCCTCCGGATGCTCGATACGGCGCTGCCCAGCGCCGGCGACGACGCGGCGGTCGTGGACGGGCAGGTCGTGACGACCGACATGCTCCACGACGCGACGGACTTTCCGGACGGCACCACGCGCTACACCGCCGGCTGGCGATCCGTCGGGGCTTCGCTCTCCGACGTCGCGGCGATGGGCGCGGAGGCCACCTCAGCCGTCGCGGTCTACGCCGCCCCAGAGTTCGACGAGTCCGAACTGCTGGACTTCGTGGCGGGCGCGAGCGACGTCTGCGAGTCCGTCGACGCCGCCTACGTCGGCGGCGACCTCGACCAGCACGTCGAGTTCACCGTCGCGACCACTGCGCTCGGCGAGACCGAGGATCCGGTCCTCCGGAGCGGTGCGGAACCGGGCGACGCCGTCTGCGTCACCGGTGCTCTCGGGCGCTCTGGTGCGGGCTTCCGGTACTTCCAGCGCTGGCAGGACGACGGCGACGAGGCGGCGCTCGAGCGAGCGAACGACCTGTTCCAGTTCCCGCCACGCGTCGCCGCCGGTGGGGCGCTCGCCGAGTACGCCTCCTCGATGATGGATTCCAGCGACGGCCTCGCCCGGTCGCTCCACCAGATCGCAGAAGCGAGCGACTGCGGCGTGGCGATCGATTCCGACCGACTCCCGGTCCACGACGGTATCGAAGCCGTCGCGATGGACGCCGAGGACCGCCTGGAACTGACCACCTTCTTCGGCGAGGACTTCGAACTCGTCCTGACCGTTCCGGCGGCGGATCTGGACGCGGCGCAGGCTGCCTGTCCGATCCCGCTCACGAAGGTCGGCGACGTCACGGAGCCGGGACCCGCCGACGCGACGGAGCAACCGGCGCTGACGATGGACGGTGCGGCGCTTCCGGACCGTGGCTACACCCACGGTGGGGACTGA
- a CDS encoding NAD(P)/FAD-dependent oxidoreductase, with the protein MTEHVVIVGAGTGGTVLANDLADRLEREIDAGDIEVTLYNDDPDHVYKPVWLYVPFGLREPEDGRRPLSDLVDDRVDLRIDRITDIDTDAKELRTRDAAGTVSYDHLVLATGSTLAPEVVPGLAEAGHNFYSQDGAEALREDLLSFEEGRVVLSVVGTPHMCPAAPLEFAFMVDDWFRERGMRDDVEVVYTYPIQRVHGNPHIAEWAEPLMHERDIEVQTFVNAESVDPDAETIETMEGDSIDYDLLVTIPPHEGVDLITEAGLGDEGWVDVDSNTLEATEAEDVYALGDTADTGVPKAGSVAHYQAGVVAQRIASEVRGRPATATYDGKTLCFIETGMDEASFVEFDYENPPSPAPPSQALHWSKLSYNESYWLTARGLL; encoded by the coding sequence ATGACCGAGCACGTCGTCATCGTCGGCGCGGGGACCGGTGGGACCGTCCTCGCCAACGACCTCGCGGACCGACTGGAACGGGAGATCGACGCGGGTGACATCGAGGTCACCCTCTACAACGACGATCCAGACCACGTCTACAAACCGGTCTGGCTGTACGTTCCCTTCGGACTCCGGGAACCCGAGGACGGCCGCCGGCCCCTCTCGGACCTCGTCGACGACCGGGTCGACCTCCGGATCGATCGGATCACCGATATCGACACCGACGCAAAGGAACTGCGGACCCGCGACGCCGCCGGCACTGTGTCGTACGACCACCTCGTGCTGGCGACCGGTTCCACGCTCGCGCCCGAGGTCGTCCCCGGCCTCGCGGAGGCGGGCCACAACTTCTACAGCCAGGACGGGGCCGAGGCGCTCCGCGAGGACCTCCTCTCCTTCGAGGAGGGGCGGGTCGTCCTCAGCGTCGTCGGAACGCCCCACATGTGCCCCGCGGCGCCCCTGGAGTTCGCGTTCATGGTCGACGACTGGTTCCGCGAGCGCGGGATGCGCGACGACGTCGAGGTCGTCTACACCTACCCGATCCAGCGCGTTCACGGTAACCCCCACATCGCGGAGTGGGCGGAGCCGCTCATGCACGAACGCGACATCGAGGTGCAGACGTTCGTCAACGCCGAGTCCGTCGATCCCGACGCGGAGACGATCGAGACGATGGAGGGCGACTCCATCGACTACGACCTCCTCGTCACGATTCCGCCCCACGAGGGCGTTGACCTGATCACCGAGGCCGGCCTCGGTGACGAGGGGTGGGTCGACGTCGATAGCAATACGCTCGAGGCGACCGAGGCCGAGGACGTCTACGCGCTCGGCGACACCGCAGACACCGGCGTCCCGAAGGCCGGCAGCGTCGCGCACTACCAGGCCGGCGTCGTCGCCCAGCGGATCGCCAGCGAGGTGCGCGGGCGACCGGCGACGGCGACCTACGACGGCAAGACGCTGTGCTTCATCGAGACCGGGATGGACGAGGCCAGCTTCGTCGAGTTCGACTACGAGAACCCGCCGTCGCCCGCGCCGCCGTCCCAGGCGCTGCACTGGTCGAAGCTGTCGTACAACGAGTCCTACTGGCTCACCGCACGGGGGCT